AAGCTAAGACATTCTGCAGAGAACCCAAAATCAGAGGGAAGTGTCATGAATGTACTACTGAAACTTACATGTTCTTGAAGTCCTTCCCAACAAGATCGTTGGTTGAAAATCATTTGACCCAAACTTTGTGTTCAGATTCTCAACACAAAGTGAATACAATATGCAGGCAGCAGCTGTTTCTTAACATGTTGCACAAACTGTGAACAAGACCTCAAACCTCAAAGTAACATACGGTCACGAATAATCCGAGTGAGACTCGGAGTAATCGCTCGGGTAGGGCGACATTACCTCTCGCTCTAGCAGCTGCAGAACTTGGTTCATTGTAGGCCGCATAGCCGGGTTGCCATTGGTGCACCTTGCTGCTATTTCAAGAATCACTTCTACAGTTTCCACATCTGCATTCTTGCACCTATTATCCACTATGTTCTCCAATTGGTCTTCTCCCCGGAGTGTGTTCAACTAATAGTCATGAATCATATTCCATTCAATGCGTTGTTTAAACATTGTGAAAAAAACATGCAAGAAGTTGAGCTGCGTAGAGACTATTTGGCTTACCCAACCAACAACATTTAAGCCCctttttgagaaaaatggaTCACTGGGTCTCTTCCCTGTTACAAGCTCCAGCAACAGAACTCCAAAGCTATAAACATCAGACTTCTCAGTTCCTATCCCACTTTGCAAGTATTCTGCTCAAGAAAGTATTGAACACTACTGAGCTTAATGTTCTGAATCTAAGTTGAATCATTATTGTAGCTAATATCAAAAGGAAGTAAAGGGAATTGGACCTGGAGACAAATAACCAAATGTGCCAGCAACAACAGTTGTGACATGGGAATCCCCATCAACCGAAAGCTTTGCGAGACCAAAGTCGGATACATGCGCCTCTAAGTTCTCGTCGAGAAGAATGTTGCTGGATTTTATGTTGCAGTGCACAATCTTTGGACAGCAATCATGGTGCAAGTATGCCAGTCCTCGAGCGGAGCCGAGCGCTATGTTTAACCGAGCACTCCAATCCAAAGACCTTTCGGGTCCATATTCTgtaaataatgaaaacatgATGCATACTCTTGAGATATTACTTACTTCCTAATATTTCCATTTAGAACTTCAAAACTGGTGATATTGTGTATGAAAAATGATACCATGTAAGAAATCATCCAAGCTACCAGCTGCGAGATAGTCATATATAAGAAGCTTTGAAGAAGGGAGCCTGCAATAACCACGCAATGTCACTAAATTTATGTGTTTAATGCTTCCCAAGATCTCCAATTCTCTTTCAATTACTTGATCTGAACCATCTTGACTCCTATCAATTTTCTTTACAGCAAACGCTTCACGATCATTCATGACCATCCGATACACGGTGCCGAGCCCTCCTGAGCCaacaatatttgtttctttaaggGCCTCCAGCTTTTCTATGATCTCACACGTCGGGTACGGTAGATCACCATGGAATGTAATGAGCTTGGCACCTACATTGAATTGTGAGAGTGGTCAATTGCAACATGCGTTTGAAGAGGAATTCACCATAGGAATGTAACTCACTTGATTCGCGAGTATTTTGCTTCTTAACTTCCAAGTAACTCTTTGcagttctttctttcttggatACCAAACGAGTCCACATGAGTACAAGAAGTATGACCAACACGAACCCTGCTGTCGATATTGCACCAATCAACAGTCCTTTGATGTAATGAGAGGATCGTTTCACAGGAACTATAAAACAAAAGGCAGAATCAGTCATTTACTCATTCTATCGAAGCAAACAAGGTCAAGTGCTGAATAATAACGTCATTAAGGTGTAAAGAGATTGCCTGCAGCTTGATCACTTCCAGCATGTGGTAAAACAGCAGGAAACCCCAGTGAGGTCCGACACGGCTTGTTCACTTGCCGACCACAAAGATCTTGATTACCAAAGAACCTGGCACATCAAGGGATGAAACCATCTCAAGATAAAAGAAgatttgaagttgaagttaACAAAGAAATGACATGTTTCTCTTGATGTTAGCATCATCATGAAACTACCAACTTGCAATGGGACAGTCATAGTTCTAAATTCTACCCATGATCATACCCAGGACCGGGCCATGATAGTTTACAAGAACTTACGAGTTATTCCCAAAGGTGCTTAGAACTCCAATATCTGGGATTTCTCCAAAGAAGAAGTTGGTAGACAAATTCCTAATATAAGTTATAACTTGTAAGAAACACAACAAAGGATATAATATCTTCAGTAATGTGAATTACAGGCATGAAAAGTCAACAAAAATGTAGCTATAATGCTTACAACTTACAGATTGCGTAAGTTTGTGAGACGACCAATTGATGATGGTATACTTCCCTTAAGGGAATTGCTTGATAAATCACTACAATTAACCAGTGATAAGAACTGAGTGCCAGAGTTGTAATTGACATCATAAAAAGATGTTAACTAAGACATCACAGAGCCACAGAATCATCCAAGAAAGTGGGAGAAAGATGAAGACTCACAGTATGGTGAGGTAAGAAAGGTTTCCAATATTTGATGGAATCCCACCTTGAAGATAGTTAGCCCTCAGGTAGCTGAAGCAAAATGATGTATGATATCATGAATATGAATAATGCTTTCAAGCACATTAACAGAACAATAGGCAATAATTACTCACATGGCTCTAAGTTCAGAACAATTGGCAAGTTCATTGGGAATATATCCATGTAATCCGTTCTGGTGGAGAGCCCTGATTTCACATAAGAAAGCACAGAATCAAGTAATTAACATAGTAGAGAAAGAAGGTGGCTGTAGAGATGCTTACAGTCTCTGCAATCTACTAAGTTTACCAATGCTGGGAGATATAATCCCTGCTAGTTGCATGAACGGCAGATTACTGGAAAACCCACGAAAAAACATGGCCAAAGATTTCAAAACGAATTTCAAAAGATGGGTATCAAGAAAATGAAGTGAAATGGGTATGAACTGTGAAGTAACATACATTGAGCTAACACGAGAGTCCTGGGGATGGCAAGAAATGCCAGTCCATTTGCAGGGAGATTCATCTGAAGGGCTCCAATTAGCGAGGACGTTCTTAGTGTCATTCAAAGTAGTTTTGATTTCCAACAATGTCAAACCTGAGACACAAACAAAGTGAATCCACacccaaaagaagaaatcaacagaaatgaaagaaacgTAGGGTTTACCATCTTCAGTGAGCGAAAATGAGCAGTGGCTGAAAAGGGTTGCTGCTAAAATCGCGGAGAAGGCCCAGATGGAAAGACCCATTTCGGATTGATACTTTGAAACCCCTTCAAGAGATCGAATCTAGGGATTAGGAATTTGTTGCTGTAGTAGAGAGTCACCGGAGATCATTCATCTCAGGGAAAGAATCCGTTTCAAAAAATGGTTGAGAAGAAGGATTGAAAGCGAATAAGGTGAGAGGGTTTTATGTTCTGACAATATAGATGAGGAAGGAGGACAGATTTTTGAATGGGCATGGGGAATCGTGCATAATGCAGTAGCCGTTTGTCGTAAgctcaaattcaaaaaaaagtCTTGAGATTCAAAATTCATATCTCTCCACTGCTCCATAATCATTGGTAACCTCTTTTAGCCAACccagtttttttgtttcaaattttccaTTACAGGCATCCATTTAAACCATCTTTTAtccaagaaaaatgaaattcataatttaaaaaaaatgataaaggatgagaaaataaacacaatttgaacatttttgtCCTTTAGCTCGAGGttcggcccagcccagccCAACTCTTCTTCCCAAAAGCCTTGTGGTCTTAGTCCCTGCAGCCCAATTTTCCAtataatcatattataaacaaatattaactCAAATTTTACCTGAGACAAGATATTTAACATCtaatttaaacaaacaaattaatcTATTTAGTAAACTTAAGTATATTGTCGTAAATTTAAAGGTTATAgctattttattatattttttaatgtttctaCTTTGTGTATGTCAATAATGacaaatttatcaaataaaacGTAATTGAGCTGACATCATGTGTTAAATAATGTTGAAATAATGTGTTAAAAAGTAGTATCAAAGAGTCATATCCCACATATACGCCAAATGAGTTATCATGAgcttgtaacagctcaaatccaccactaacagatattgttcgttttagtCCGTTGTGTATCactgttagcctcacgattttaaaacgcttctacTAATGAGAGGTTTTGagactcttataaggaatgcttcgttcccctccccaaccaaaGTGAGATTCCCCTCCCCAAAGTGAGATCTCACTCGGCTCTCTCCATATTATTATCTCATTTTGATGTGCAACTATTCCAACAGTTGCATAGTAAATTTGTTTTCCAATTACGTGACAGCAGCGTTTTCCTAAGGTGTGGGGGAGGATGACTTAGACATTTGTTCAAACAGAGATTAGGACCCAAAtggaatattaaaaagaaaactcgttaTACTAATGCAATAGTTTTCTGTTTCAGAACCAAAACAGTTGCCATAATTTGCAGTGAGATGGAATTGATTGAGGGTTTTGTCACACTGTGTAAGCTTGCTGAATTGTGTCTATGTCCAGTCCTTTCATCCTCACCACTGATTCAACATGGCCTTTCAGGGTGTGGAGTTCCCTCAACCTGAAACAAACACCCCCAACAAGAAAACTCAGTAAGGAAGCACATGGATTGCACAAGCCAAGCACTTCCGTCCTAACAAGTACATTACCTTGCAATTTCAGCTCTCCTTTTGGCTTCTTCAGCCATCTGATTGAGCTCGGTGAAGTGAGTTCGGTCGTGGAACTTCGCATCGGGTGTTTGCAATCCATGCAATGTTCTTTGTGCATGAGCCCATTGTAGCTCCCGTTGTTCCTTCCCGAAATCCTTTTGTCTCGTAAAGGCAATCTACATGCCAAGAAATGATTCGATCACGACACAGTTGATAGAAACATCTCAGTAACTcagcagagagagagagacataCCCTTTGTTCAATAACAAGATCCCAAGCCCTCCCGCTCAAAGCATATCGTATGatgaattttatgatatcAAGTGGGATGTAAAAGATAATGTTGTAAAGCCAGATAACACCAGCCCAACCCCATCCAATTCCTTCAATGGCAGCAAAGCTCCAGTTTGCATAAACCGCAAGTAATGTAGCAATCTGTGCATGAGGAAGAATCCCCGGATCAGTACAACACAGAACCTTGAGATAGAATGATATAAAAACCTGTACTGAAGTTTAATGGCAGTCCACTGACCAGCTGCGCAACCAGAAAAGCTGCAACCAATAATAACCCAGGGCGTTCCACATATGACCAACCTCGCGAACGTGTAACAAATATGAGAGCCTGACTTATAGTGCTTACTTGCAGATACACTGCTGAGGCAAGTTTCCTAATGTCATCGTGAGCAGTTTTCTCGAGAGTTGCTACCCCAAACACTCGCTGAAAAATGAGCCAATCAGCTGAGcaatctaataaaaataaccgACAAGAAAACGCTACTTTTTGACAGCCAATAGAACTAAGAGATCATGAACAGATGCAACCGTCTTACTGGAAAGAAGTCTGTTTTATAGGCTACCCAAAAGAAGATCACAGTCATCATTGCCAAGTAGCCACCAAGAATAATGCCAGTGGTAAAAATTTCACCCAGCTTCCAGCTATCAGGCAACGGAGATGGTCTCACTCTATCCTTCGATATCGTCATTATTGTACCTATTATGACAGTTTcaacaattaataaaaataatcttctCAGTTGCTAAAGAAATAAGAACTTCAAACATTGCTCTGCAACAAGTCAATTAGCCTTTaagaaatttgtattttaaccaGAAGCAGCAACAATTAATATTATAGCCTTGAATGAACAAGGAGTAAAGTTGATTGGCAACTCGCAGTGTTTATTGCCTAAATATAAGTGTAGACTCGCTCAGTGGCAAGTTCTATCGTGTATATACTGCTAATGGcaataaattttagataaaaaaatagtagaaGTACAAACCATCATTGAGAATGGCAATGATGAGCACCATAAAAGGTGGGAAGTCAAATTTCCATACAAGAGCCAGCAACATGAAACCAAGCTGTGGACAACCAacataaaagatgaaaacaatttaagatcatgatatcaaataatacttgaatgaatgaattaacaaaaagaatatagaGATGCCAGGAATTTGCATCTAAAACAACCACCATTTACTTACCACTATACGAATAGTGATTGAAACTGCATATATCTGCACTCACAGAAATTCAGTAAGTATATCATCACAATACAACAAATACTtgtaaaatttgttttagtgTCGTTCGAAGAAGTAAAGTTTGagaaatatcaataataattttcgaAGCGAGAATGGAGCACACCAAACCATGAGATATGAAATGATCTGCTTACAGTGTAATTTTTCATCCTCTGAAAGATTGCTCGGCTGGTCAAAACAGCACTAATGATAACACTCAGACCAGGCTCTGTGAGGACTATGTCTGAAGCACTACGAGCAGCATCAGTAGCATCGGCGACAGCTATGCCTATGTCAGCTTTTTTAAGGGCTGGAGCATCATTTACTCCATCCCCAGTCATCCCACAGATATGTTTCCTCGCCTGCAGGCGCTTTACAATCTCATATTTGTGCTCTGGATCAAACAGATCTCAATCAATAAGAGCATTTGACTTAAAGAACTCTATATCCTAGAAGGAAAACTCACTGGGAGGTAGAAAATATACCAGGAAAAACACCAGCAAAGCCATCAGCTTTTTCTATCAGTTCATCAACTGGTAAAGCAGCAATTGACTCGTCCTTGTTCTGACCCAATAAAGCAGATGAGGGATACATGTTGGTTCCCATCCCTAAGCGTCGTCCTGTTTCCTTTCCTATGGCCAACTGGTCACCTGAAAAGCAAAGAGGGTCAAAGCAGTAGCAGAAGGTCAGAATCATTAAATTGAGTACTTTCTTTACACTAACAGAAAATAAGTACCAGTAATCATCTTCACATTCACTCCAAGATTTAAGGCCCTCCTTATTGTCTCTGCACTATCATGCCTTGGTGGGTCGAAAAGTGGCAGAAGGCCAATAAACTGCCATGGACCTCCGGCACTTTCCCTTCTACCATCTGGAACTTCCTGTGTATAAATGACAACAAAACCggcaaaaaaataatattaattacaagGAACATTCATCGATTGAGATACTACATTATGTTGTTGATCACAATAATAAAGTAAAACGAAGAAATGCATTACCTGGTATGCCACAGCAAGCGAGCGTAAACCTCGTTCTGCAAACCTTTCAATCACAGCATGAACTTTGCGCTCAATCTCCAACCTATTGTATGCAAGGTTCAGAATCTAGGATCATAATCAACAGACAAACAGTATTGTGAGTTAGtctaatcattttttttcatttcaggAGGAAAAACACATAAATACAACCTAAAATGGCAATACCTGCTCTGGTGCACCTTTGCTGACTTTATGCATTTTACCCTCATGATCTAAGTAAGTCAATGCAGTCCGCTTATCAGTAGGGTTAAATGGAAGGAAGTGTACTTCTTGAATACCAGCACGAGccttttagaaagaaaaaaatagatgaACATATTGTACTCAGTAGTTACATATAATATGAATTCCTGCAACAAAACATGTACAAGGCAGTCAAACCTCTTTTGGATCAGCAAGCATCCCAACAATAGCAGTATCAATAGCATCTTGGTTCTCTGTCCTTGATGCCCGGGCAGCCATTAGAACCACAGTATCCACATCCACTCCTTTAACAAAAACCTAACATTTACGAGTCAGATATTCCATTTAATAAGACTATCATAATGCTATTCCATTTAATAAGACTATCATAATGCTAGTAGGTGAAAGGATATGCAAGTAAATAAGCTGAACAAAGCTACATTTCCTTACTGACCTCAACAAGATTTTTGTCAACAGTTAGCTTGTTTAATGTCAGTGTTCCAGTCTTGTCACTGCAAAGCACATCCATACCTGCCATCTCTTCAATGGCAGTCATCCTCTTTGTGATAGCACCCTACAAgtgattattaaaatatctgAATCATTCTTTTCTTATAGCTGAAATGCACTCGACAGGTAATCTTGGAATCCTAGCAAACCTGCTGAGATAACCTATGAGAGCCAATAGCCATTGTCACAGAGAGGACTGTGGGCATGGCAATTGGAATTCCTCCAATCAGAAGCACAAGAAGATTGTCAATTCCAGGACGATATTCCCGATCTTGAATTGGGTACATGACAATAATTTCTGTAATCATCCCCACAGCAATTGAACATATGCAGAAGTTCCCTATTGCAGTTAAGACCTGCATgacagaaaaagggaaaaggagaATTGGGGTTGGTTTGggtgtattttaaaaaaaatctcaaaatacattttaaaatataatacaaatcGTGTTATactgtataaaaaaaatactggtCAGTTCCCTGTTGTTTATGTTCTCAATCCTACCAAATAAGCTTTCAACATAAAAAGATAATGAGACTGCGttgaatttttgttctaaAGATGACTTCTCATCATACGCccattcaataataaaaaaattggtgtAGAATATAATTTACCAAAAGCCTTCTTACCTTTTGGAAGTGACCCACTTGATTGGTGGTGTCAACAAGGTGAGCAGCCTTGCCAAAGAAAGTATGAACACCAGTGGCAATGACAACCGCTTCAATCTCGCCTTGTTTGCAAGTAGAACCAGAGTATATGCCATCGCCAGGACCTTTTGTAACAGGAAGAGATTCACCTGTAAGAGCAGACTGCAAAATTCGAAGCAGAATTCAGAAAACTTCAGAGCTTTTTTGGGAAAATAATAACATGATGAAAGAAGTATATGCATTAACTCAGCAAACATGATCTCACCTGATCAATTTTCAATGGATCTCCCTCAAGAAGACGAGCATCAGCTGGAATTATGTCCCCAAGTTTGATGCTTATAATATCACCAGGAACTAAAACCGCAGCATCTTGCTCACTCCACCTTCCATCCCGAAGAATCTTTTATCAACATACATCATAAAGGACAAAATGAAATCAGACATATACCACCTTGTCtaaagaggaggagaaaaagtagaagcaaTTACTTGCAGATATAATTGTACTATCACTCAAAATAATGAAGGAATTAGCTAAGTGTAGTACCTTGGCTTGGGGAGCTAAACTAGCCATTAGTGCAGCTGCAGCGTTTCCGGCATTGTTTTCCTCAATAAAACTAATTGTTGAGTTGATAAGCAACAGTGCGATAATACCAACAAAATCTTGCCAGTCAGGAGGCTTTCCCTGCACAAAAATGCTTTATGTGATCTTTATACAGGAACGACTTAAGGTAACATTCAACAATTTACCCAAAATATACTAAGATGAGATATACTGAGAGAAATGACAACATGAACCACAGAGCTGAGCACTTACTCCACCATTTGCAAGTGCAATGGCCATAATAGCAGCAGCTTCCATTACCCATGAGAGGGGATTCCACATAAACCCCAAAAACTTCAAGAATTTACTTTCCTGTAAAATATTCAGAATGAAAAGCAAAACAAGATTAGCAATTTAATTACTACATAACAAGATGGTTAACATGACAGGTGAAACATTGATTACCTTCTTCTCCTCAAGCTTGTTGAGACCAAAAATAACAAGCCGTGCCTCAGCAGCCGCTGTGGTAAGACCCTCTTTGCCGCATCTCAAATTATCAAAAACCTCCTCAATGGGTATATTTTCCTGCATTCACATGTTTTTGAAACTGAGCACAAGGGAACTACTCCCACATAGTAACAAGCAAAGGCAAATAATTTGTTCAGATCTATTACCAAGTCCACAGTTTCCTTCAATACAGCTTCCAAAACCTCAGGCTTCTCGCCCTTTTCATCCATTTTCCTTTGAAGTTTAGACGTTTTTACTGCAGAATCTCTAATATACTCTGCCCACAAAACATAAAATGATCACCAAAatcttcaaagaaaaatgaggaGCCCACACCACCTTCCCAGAATCACAAGTTTCCAGTAGTCACAGAGCAACTACATATAGCGTTTAGAGTAGCAATAAGTCAGtaagttagaaattaaaataataataaagcccCCAATAAATACCATTTGATGAACAATTCAAAACTTCAANtttttttttttttttttttttttttttttttttttttttttttttttttttttttctattcaagtggtattttaatttttttataaaaaattattaaaattattagaattgagaaaattaaaatcagcATTTTTGGAAGGCATAATTGAATTCACTTTAATTTCTAAACGAATATGAACTAGCTAAAATTAACGGTAGATCAATCTGTTTTGgccaatttaaatatataaataatatattctaaCCNtttttttttttttttttttttttttttttttttaattttagttcgACGAGAagttttgcaaaaaaaaaaaaaacgttaccGACTTAATCAGTTACCCTTGCTCATTTctggattaaaatttaatttgaaaatttataacaaaacaatttaaagaaataaggcaaataacaataaaacacGAAAAGAAGATGATCTTTACGGAATGAAACTCAGGACTAATAACATTGGAGAGTTGAAGCCCTAGACAAGAAAtcgaaaaggaagaaattacCCAGCGCTCCTATGAGCGactcaaatgccaatcccaatgcCAATGCCAGAGATTGATCTGCAGTAGCGTTAGTGAGAAAGACAGAGCTGTCTTCGATTCCGTCTGGTATCACCGGTCGAACACTCTGGTCTggtctttttcaaaattcaatcgcAGGAACTCCACGTAATCTCTCACCGAAAATGATGAACAGTCGAATCAGGCACTGAGCATCTGTTGAATGAGAGTTTCAGTCAAGTAAAGGCGCGCGACTGGGGGTTCTTTTGCTGGTTGTGGCTGTTCGGTTTACAGAGAGTTGGAATGGAAGAGAATGGAGAAGATGAGGGGAGAGACAGAGAGGGTTGAAGGAGGTAGAGAGTTGTGAGAGTGAGGCAGGAAGAGAACCTATCAATGCATTgctatgaaattaattaagcaaataaagataaaaataataaataataaaataataaaatttaaattttcattttcacatttATCATACTATGCAACTACCTACTTTAGATTAAAtactcattaaattttataataccATAGCCAATGCTTAACCATATAATCActaaaattaatcaaaatataactaaaatcATGCAGTGTAATATTTCACCGGCATATGGATcatggggaaacccaaaagtgTTTGAAGGACTGGGACAGTATCTAGATAAGTAACAAACGATAATATAGGTCATAGACAATAttgctagtggtaggcttagGCGGTTACAGCTTCttgcgatatgtaacgggtcatcGTGGATAATATCATTAGTGGTTGACTTAAACTGTTATAACAATGCACCAATTGCcatctaaaaaattaacaaattctATATATTAACCTCTGAATAGTTAAGAATTAGGAGGAGTTCATGCTTATTTGGTGGGTTGGTAATCCATACCATACAAATTCAACAACTATATGCAAATGGGTCATCGTCTTTGATGCATGCCATTGCccataaaataaactttacaatataaataaaatcttcgATACTATAAAGGTTAAggacaaaattaatttccctATAAAGGTTAAGGACAACtttacaataattatattgaaTAAATGTATAATATTAGTATAgataaatgtaaaataattacattaatttaattggaaATATAAAGGTTAAggacaaaattaatttccctTAATTGGTTTAATCTGTACATGCAAGTTAAcagtaaaaacaaaataattgggaaatgttattataattaaaaacaactttatttaaaaa
This sequence is a window from Cucurbita pepo subsp. pepo cultivar mu-cu-16 chromosome LG04, ASM280686v2, whole genome shotgun sequence. Protein-coding genes within it:
- the LOC111792564 gene encoding LRR receptor-like serine/threonine-protein kinase FEI 1, whose amino-acid sequence is MGLSIWAFSAILAATLFSHCSFSLTEDGLTLLEIKTTLNDTKNVLANWSPSDESPCKWTGISCHPQDSRVSSINLPFMQLAGIISPSIGKLSRLQRLALHQNGLHGYIPNELANCSELRAIYLRANYLQGGIPSNIGNLSYLTILDLSSNSLKGSIPSSIGRLTNLRNLNLSTNFFFGEIPDIGVLSTFGNNSFFGNQDLCGRQVNKPCRTSLGFPAVLPHAGSDQAAVPVKRSSHYIKGLLIGAISTAGFVLVILLVLMWTRLVSKKERTAKSYLEVKKQNTRESSAKLITFHGDLPYPTCEIIEKLEALKETNIVGSGGLGTVYRMVMNDREAFAVKKIDRSQDGSDQVIERELEILGSIKHINLVTLRGYCRLPSSKLLIYDYLAAGSLDDFLHEYGPERSLDWSARLNIALGSARGLAYLHHDCCPKIVHCNIKSSNILLDENLEAHVSDFGLAKLSVDGDSHVTTVVAGTFGYLSPEYLQSGIGTEKSDVYSFGVLLLELVTGKRPSDPFFSKRGLNVVGWLNTLRGEDQLENIVDNRCKNADVETVEVILEIAARCTNGNPAMRPTMNQVLQLLEREVMSPYPSDYSESHSDYS
- the LOC111793561 gene encoding ATPase 11, plasma membrane-type-like, encoding MDEKGEKPEVLEAVLKETVDLENIPIEEVFDNLRCGKEGLTTAAAEARLVIFGLNKLEEKKESKFLKFLGFMWNPLSWVMEAAAIMAIALANGGGKPPDWQDFVGIIALLLINSTISFIEENNAGNAAAALMASLAPQAKILRDGRWSEQDAAVLVPGDIISIKLGDIIPADARLLEGDPLKIDQSALTGESLPVTKGPGDGIYSGSTCKQGEIEAVVIATGVHTFFGKAAHLVDTTNQVGHFQKVLTAIGNFCICSIAVGMITEIIVMYPIQDREYRPGIDNLLVLLIGGIPIAMPTVLSVTMAIGSHRLSQQGAITKRMTAIEEMAGMDVLCSDKTGTLTLNKLTVDKNLVEVFVKGVDVDTVVLMAARASRTENQDAIDTAIVGMLADPKEARAGIQEVHFLPFNPTDKRTALTYLDHEGKMHKVSKGAPEQILNLAYNRLEIERKVHAVIERFAERGLRSLAVAYQEVPDGRRESAGGPWQFIGLLPLFDPPRHDSAETIRRALNLGVNVKMITGDQLAIGKETGRRLGMGTNMYPSSALLGQNKDESIAALPVDELIEKADGFAGVFPEHKYEIVKRLQARKHICGMTGDGVNDAPALKKADIGIAVADATDAARSASDIVLTEPGLSVIISAVLTSRAIFQRMKNYTIYAVSITIRIVLGFMLLALVWKFDFPPFMVLIIAILNDGTIMTISKDRVRPSPLPDSWKLGEIFTTGIILGGYLAMMTVIFFWVAYKTDFFPRVFGVATLEKTAHDDIRKLASAVYLQVSTISQALIFVTRSRGWSYVERPGLLLVAAFLVAQLIATLLAVYANWSFAAIEGIGWGWAGVIWLYNIIFYIPLDIIKFIIRYALSGRAWDLVIEQRIAFTRQKDFGKEQRELQWAHAQRTLHGLQTPDAKFHDRTHFTELNQMAEEAKRRAEIARLRELHTLKGHVESVVRMKGLDIDTIQQAYTV